CTGGCACAAGACGGGAGCATACAAAAGTTTATGCACTATATAAGGGCACCAAATTGCGCATCACTGCTGTAACGTGGCAGCTCTGACAACATCCTGAAAGTGGTATTATACTGAACTGTGGGAATGTGATATACCTCATTCGTATACTGAACCTAAGGGTGTTTATCAGCATCATTGTCctacccttatcccaattttatttgtgatcTATGTCTTCTTCTTTAATTCTCTTCTATCTGCAGTCATCTCACAAGCAATATTCTTTCTCACCATAtccactttcacacaatccatccatcgttacTTTGATAATCCTATTTCACAATATCCATCCACGTTCATACCTAAAACCTTCCTCTCAACTCGTtgtcggttagactggaagctaaccacaaattttttttaaggacgccaaaaatcatcaaatgacccctcccgctgtgggttaccagcggtgagggagtgcccgACTCTCACTGACTCAAAACCGTCTTGTTCCgacgtaggccttttatgtaccagggccgcggtaaccctttcgaacaatcccgcagcccaagtTAGCCCCAACTTAGCTGACAAAAGTCTAGGCAAATGACGATTTtccagtctctgttgccaactcTCAACAAGGGTACCTCTTCCGTTATGCTCACTGCCAAGGCGTCCATAATAAGTAGGACAGGAAATGACGTAAACAATTATAGGGATCATGCCTTATAGAGCCTCATTTTCACAATTGGTAACCTGAGCACCAGCTTACTGCATCAGACTGACAACGTCAAccatttttatataggtactgaaataacagtttaatTTCGTTTCAGTTGATTCTTGTTTGCAAAGAATCTTTATGTCAAGCTGATGAAGCGTGTGAAGAAGCAGGtataaaatatgaaagaaaaGACATTCATAAAGAAGGTAAATACCATCCAGAAATAAAACGGACTTTGCGAAACGTCTACTTGCGTGGTCAAGACCAGGAAGAGATAGCAAATATAAGTGTTAACTCTCGTATGGATATCGATGACTGCCTCTGCACGGGTGCCAGGgatttaaactttttttgtatttccaCTAACGACGCCGGCAACatcttttctttaaaatacaatGGCGTAGCAAAGTTTAGCCTTCAAGATATTCTGAAAGCTTACCTAATGTATATTGTCAATGTGAACAGAGGAGTTAATCAAAATATTGACATTAATAAATCTACGATGGATCATAATTTCCAAATCAATATGGAGGCATTTAAAAATTTCGATATAAATAAGATCCAATTTGGTTCAAATACAGGAAATGATGTATTTGACATAACAGGattcctaaaatattttaatgaaaataataataataatcaagctAATCTGCAAATTCACggaaataataatgtaggtttTAAACATATCACCGCCCCACACCAGAATATTGATGtgaatcaaaatattataaatcaaaatgatGTTGgtggaaatgaaaatatttatgttgaatATGATAATGGCGGAGGTGCGATAGCTGATGACAGAAGTGCTGTTGTGAACCAAGTTAACCAGTTAATTGCCGGTGTCTTCAAGTCCAAATCTGTTATCAATACGAATGCTAATCTCAACTCTCAAATACAGGAGTTTATAAATATCTTAATCAATAACTTAAACCAAAATCAGGGGTACAATTCCGAGTTAATTATCACTTCAAACTATGATATAAAAGCTAAACTAGAAGCTTTAAGACAAATTCTAATCGAAGCTACTGCCAACGGAAATGGTAATGTTACTGTTTACACAAATGGAGTCCAATTCGATGTGCAAGCTGCTCTTGAAACAATTTCAAATGCTATAGCATCTGTAGAAGAGAAACTACGAGCTGAGGCCGAGGCCAAAACTCAGGAGCAAAATAATCAAGTTAATCAACAGAACAAACAGAAGGCTCTTGTGAACCAAGTTAACCAGTTAATTGCCAGTGCATTCAACTCACAAACTGTTATCAATACGAATGTTGATCTCAACTCTAAAATACAAGagtttataaatattctaaTCAACAACTTAAGCCAAAATCAAGGGTACAATTCCGAGCTAACTGTcactacatattttgatataaaaactaAACTAGAAGCTTTAAGACAAATTCTAATCGAAGCTACTGCCAACGgaaatggtaattttattatttacactaaTGGAGTCCAATTCAATGTGCACGCTGCTCTTCAAGCAATTACAAATGCTATGGCGTTTGTAGAATCGAAATTACAAGCTGAGGCTGAGGAGCAAACTAATCAAGTGAATCAACAGAACCAACAAAGGGCTATTGTGAACCAAGTTAACCAGTTAATTGCCAGTGCATTCAAATCACAAACTGTTATCAATACGAATGTTGATCTCAACTCTAAAATACAAGagtttataaatattctaaTCAACAACTTAAGCCAAAATCAAGGGTACAATTCCGAGCTCACTGTcactacatattttgatataaaaactaAACTAGAAGCTTTAAGACAAATTCTAATCGAAGCTACTGCCAACGGAAATGGTAATTTTGCTATTTACACTAATGGAGTCAAATTCAATGTGCACGCTGCTCTTGAAGCAATTATAAATGCTATGGCATTTGTAGAATCGAAATTACGAGCTGAGGCTGAGGCTAAAGCTCAGGAGCAAACTAATCAAGTGAATCAACAGAACCAACAAAGGGCTGTTGTGAACCAAGTTAACCAGTTAATTGCCAGTGCTTTCAAATCACAAACTGTTATCAATACAAATGTTGATCTCAACTCTAAAATACAAGagtttataaatattctaaTCAACAACTTAAGCCAAAATCAAGGGTACAATTCCCAGCTAACTGTCACTACATACTTTGATATAAAAGCTAAACTAGAAGCTTTAAGACAAATTCTAATCGAAGCTGCTAACGGAAATGGTAATTTTGCTATTTACACTAATGGAGTCCAATTCGATGTGCGAGCTGCTCTGGAAGCAATTGCAAATGCTATAGCATTTGTAGAAGTGAAATTAAGAGCTGAGCAAGTGAATCAGCAGAACAAACAACAGGCAAATATCCAAATCCAAAGTGGAAAACAAAGCCATTCTAAAAATTCAGCACACCATACCTCCGTGTATCATGGTTCTAGTGGTGGGCAGAGTGTTTTCTATGGAGGCGGTGGATACAACTTTGGACAATTTGGTCAAGGTGGATTAGTGGGTGTGGATGGTGGTACACTTGGGGTAATTGGGCTCAACGGTGGAAGTATAATAGGTCTCGATGGAAGTAACTCGATAGGCATGGGTGGCGGAGGCATGATCTCTGGAGGCTCGATGGGTATGGGCGGCGGAGGTGCGATGGGTATGGGGGGCGGAGGTGTGATGGGCATGGGCGGTGGAGGAGCGATGGGCCTAGGCGGCGGTGGTGGGATGGGTTTCAGTGCAGGAGGAGAGATGGGTTTCAGCGCGGGAGGAGGGGTGGATTTCGGCTCAGGACGAGCGATGGGCATGGGTGCAGGAGGTGCGATGGGCATGGGTGCAGGAAGATCGGTGGGTAGGGGCTCACATGGTTTAAGGGGCTTTAATTTTGGTTCCATGGGATACGGCAGAAGAGGCCTGATAGAAAATCCACCAAGTGACAGATATATAGAAGACTCCAACTATCAAGATCCTGCAGGGCATTCCCTGAATAGTCCATTATAATAGAAGCGACTTGTATTAATGTGATGTTACGACTTTAAGACATGGTACTGCTACTTAATACCGAGGTAATCGATATCATTAATCATATTGTATATTATCAGAAGCTATATAAATACACTGATGTTAAAAGAACGCTggcatttttaattaagttatacTACTGATTCTTGTTTTCAACTTGACCCCTCGGTGTCTACTTTACCAAACACAATGGTAAACAGATTGAAATATTACATTTTCACATAAGTACAGGGCTTTGGTCAAAATGCTAGGAATACTAGGAATCATGGAACTAAAGTAAAATATGGATAAAATCTgcaattaatgtaaattaagAGAAAATctaatcgttgttacgtgtgtacttccattcatctttatactgatttataagcccaaaccgactatcagccgactaaaagtttgtagtgtgcgcgtaCTCTAACTGAGCTTTAAAGCTAAGcatccacttgtcggtatcgtacgcaacggacgtatcgcacgcaacggatcatagtattatttatatagaaactcataTGAGTGCATCCACCTGTCCGcgtcgtacgcatcgcacatcgaCAATGCCGACACCTATGCTCCGAGAGGCAACTTTTGCGATGCCTGCCAATGACGTCATACGTAATGCCGATCAGTGGACGCAGTCCGCGCGCTCGCTCTCCATGTTCCGATCTCTTCTTGAATATGTTGTGTACCCAGATACTATGTTTTCTTTTGTTGGCTTTTTTTCCAAATCTTCCTGTTCTGTAACAAATAAGCTATAACGACAAATTGTTCTTCATCGCTTTCCTCCATTCTCACAGCGTCCACACGTGCGTTCACTATGAAAATCCGAATGAACTGGCATCGTCAATCCGTATGCTGGTACTCACCGTCGGTAATCCGTACGCTGCCGTTACAGTGGACGCACTGTGAAATATTTATCCGTTTTGTACGATGCGTCCGTTGCgaacgataccgacaagtggacgcttagcttaactAAAGCATTCGCTGGAGTACGTCTGCCACCAGAGAACTAAAGACTGTTATATGTAATAAAAAGCACATACCttcccactcagagacatttaatgattaattaagtcactccttagtgacggaatgtcatacaaatctttcactaaggaatggcttaagtaaccattaaatctCTCTGAGTGGGGACGTTAATATTGAATCCATTGCATATAATGcgcatgtgctcgatgcacgacactcagtactgacagaACTGTGTGTGAGTATTTTTACGAAAGTTAGGTAGTACCTTCACAACTGTACATCTTTATTCTGTGCTAGAGGTTTAAGAACCCCACCAAATGACTGACAACCCGCCTGAAGCAATAGTTATCGTTAATGCTCATGCCGTCTCTGAATTGGTACTACAGGAATAAAGGCGTAATATTAACCACAAAACCAATGCAGGCAAGGTAAATAAAAGACAGCGAGGAAATTAGGATAAGTAGAAATCTATGTAAATTTATTGATGTGCTACGAATGTCAGTCTTCATCTGGCCACACGATGCTCTCGATCCAGGGAACGTGGGTGAATATCCTAGTAAAAATGTCAGGAACTCGCGAAGACCCGCATGGCACGACCTCGCCTGTCACGCCGATGGCGGTATATTGGCATCTGAACTGATCCACTTGTAGTGGACTTCCACTTAAACGCTGTAAAattagaaatattattaaattgataCTCATGACTTGTGTTTTTATCTGAATTCtgtttttgacgtgacaacgtcttatacaTCGATGAAGCCGgatgcacgcacgaaaaaacatgactcatgcggcgttaccacgctctgaggcgttctgtttaaggcttgaagtgcaagcgagagcacgcaacgagcgacaaagaggcacgatcggcctccgctttcggcagcgttcgacatctgacgatcaatttcttatgacgttgtcacgttcgactatcgtcagtaaaccgactttacagacaaccgtttttttttccTAGTGTTTTGCTGCAGCTATCTGTCTTCGTCTCTTTATTTCATTCTTTCCTATCGATTCTTTCAAATTATAGCTTCTTACTTGTCTTTCCCACGATCCAGGTATCATAACCTACTTTCTTAAATTAGCAGAATTGGGCCCCAGGgtatatcaatcaccagcttctaGACCACGGGTTGCTTTGTGAAATTTTCTAACACCTGGGAATCGAATCCGAGACGTCgtgaccaacgaggcagttaaaatgTATTGTAGGTATACCTCAGCACTGACGGCTACCGTGGCTAAAACATAAACACCCATGCTAAGTACTATAACTGATAAAACTACATCCATTATTACCTTGCAAGTTTTGCCAGTTTTAATATGCTCTTCATAGCACATTTGCTTGTAAACGTCAAACCCGTGCAGTAGGTTATTGTTCGGTCTATATCTGTATTTGCACTTCAATCGGTGCATTTTATCCAAGTAtacctgaaaaataatttacgagCCTTTTAATTCAAAACCATCTTTATATTTCCACTTTTGTTCGTAAGAAAGTAAAGGAAATGATAACAAAAGTATTATTTCATCTGTACTTTCAATTTGAACTTCTGTGCTATTATCAAATATACTAGATAGAACCACATCTAATCTTAAATTTTCAAACACA
The nucleotide sequence above comes from Helicoverpa zea isolate HzStark_Cry1AcR chromosome 25, ilHelZeax1.1, whole genome shotgun sequence. Encoded proteins:
- the LOC124642707 gene encoding keratin, type I cytoskeletal 9-like, with protein sequence MEAFKNFDINKIQFGSNTGNDVFDITGFLKYFNENNNNNQANLQIHGNNNVGFKHITAPHQNIDVNQNIINQNDVGGNENIYVEYDNGGGAIADDRSAVVNQVNQLIAGVFKSKSVINTNANLNSQIQEFINILINNLNQNQGYNSELIITSNYDIKAKLEALRQILIEATANGNGNVTVYTNGVQFDVQAALETISNAIASVEEKLRAEAEAKTQEQNNQVNQQNKQKALVNQVNQLIASAFNSQTVINTNVDLNSKIQEFINILINNLSQNQGYNSELTVTTYFDIKTKLEALRQILIEATANGNGNFIIYTNGVQFNVHAALQAITNAMAFVESKLQAEAEEQTNQVNQQNQQRAIVNQVNQLIASAFKSQTVINTNVDLNSKIQEFINILINNLSQNQGYNSELTVTTYFDIKTKLEALRQILIEATANGNGNFAIYTNGVKFNVHAALEAIINAMAFVESKLRAEAEAKAQEQTNQVNQQNQQRAVVNQVNQLIASAFKSQTVINTNVDLNSKIQEFINILINNLSQNQGYNSQLTVTTYFDIKAKLEALRQILIEAANGNGNFAIYTNGVQFDVRAALEAIANAIAFVEVKLRAEQVNQQNKQQANIQIQSGKQSHSKNSAHHTSVYHGSSGGQSVFYGGGGYNFGQFGQGGLVGVDGGTLGVIGLNGGSIIGLDGSNSIGMGGGGMISGGSMGMGGGGAMGMGGGGVMGMGGGGAMGLGGGGGMGFSAGGEMGFSAGGGVDFGSGRAMGMGAGGAMGMGAGRSVGRGSHGLRGFNFGSMGYGRRGLIENPPSDRYIEDSNYQDPAGHSLNSPL
- the LOC124642811 gene encoding serine protease snake-like translates to MESVYLDKMHRLKCKYRYRPNNNLLHGFDVYKQMCYEEHIKTGKTCKRLSGSPLQVDQFRCQYTAIGVTGEVVPCGSSRVPDIFTRIFTHVPWIESIVWPDED